In Camelus ferus isolate YT-003-E chromosome 21, BCGSAC_Cfer_1.0, whole genome shotgun sequence, the DNA window GAAAAGTCACTGAGCTCACTTagtgtaaatacacacacaaagggGCAGTAGCAGCAGGGTCAACAGACCTCCCGAGCTGCCCTCAGTGAGCTTCAGGACTaaaggcagcaggcaggggagggTCATCTCAGAGGCCTGGCCAGTTGCTCTCTGTCGTTGGCCCTCTGTGTCCTCCCGCAGGCTCTGACGACCCCTGGAAGTGCCCGGCAGACATGGCCAGATCTCCAGGACTGTAACCATCTAAACCTCCTCTGTCTCTTTGCTGTCGTGGTTGGACTAAGGGAAAAATTCTCTTTTCCCCCAACTGTCTGACATTATCCCTCCTAAACGCAGCATAATGCCGACCTCAGGAGCCTACAGTCTAGTTGAGCCTCAGAATTAATAGACGTCGTTCTTACCTGATAAGTGTAGGGATGAGGACAAGGACGGTGAGGATTCGCAGAAGCTTTAGAAGGACTCAGGCAGGGATAACTGGAGAGGCTGGGGTGACTGATCATCACCGAGCCCCTGCACGTGCTCAGTGCTGGGAAGGCAGCTGATCTGTCTTCCCTGCAGAAGCTCAACAGCCGGCCGCCGAGAGGCTGAGCAGCCCAGGCggtcagaggcagagagaggaccGTGAGAGCCACGGAGACTTGCGGAGGGGGAGTTCTGGGCAGGGAGAGCAAGTGACCAAGTGAATTGGGGTGCTTCTTGGGAAGCTCCCTGTGGAGTGGACATCAGCTCCCCAGAATCCAGCGCTGTGCTGTCTGTGCAGTCAGGTCACCTCAGTATCTCAGTGGAGGCAGCTGCTGAAGGATGAAGAGTCAGGGTTCCCAGCTCTCCTAACTCCTCTGGCCCCTACACCATCTGGGTGGTCCTGGTTTCAGGTCGCTGACAGCAGCAGACAGTATTATTAGGGTTCATGTTTAGTGTTTGGCCTTTGCTGCATAGATGTTGAGAGACTTGGCAccctttccacagcagcccgctAGCTCTGTACATTTTCATAAGCTGAGCCCTTGCCTCTCCTCCAAACCAGGCCAGACACCTGGGCCAGACAGAGCAGCAGAAGTGGGAGGGGCCCGGGAGGTTGGAATGATGGAGCccatccctctgccccacccGCTCTTCCACTCCTCTTTTGCCTGTCCGTTACTGTCCCAAGTCTTTCCCTTCTGCCTCTGAGACCAGACAGTGCAAACCCTGGCGTATCACATGTCCTCTAAGGAGCACAGGGGGCGGGTGACTCCTGCCTGGGCTGGCAAGAACTCTGccctgaggaggcaggagagcaacCCCCCTGACTGGCTGCTGCCAGAGGCTAAGGTCACCCCCTGCAGAACCGTAAAGCAATTTGACCATTTCTGGCCATGTATCATGAACAGGCTCAAAGTCCAGATGTTCGTAGTAGTTCTGGGACAAAGTTTTCAGACAACCTCAGGGAAAAAGTACATCAATAGAGTTTATTAATGATCCGAGATCTCCCCATGGAGGTCCAGTCCACACGTGGAAAGGAGATGCTTCCATGGCCCAGAATCTCCAGGAAGaaggtgggggcctggggctaGGTGGAGGCAGTggtggctgcctcctccctgtgctTGGCCTTACTGTTGGGGTCGCTGGTCAGCGTCAGCTTCTGGATCATGAGGTACGCAGGACATTGTGGGGAGAAGCAGTTTttctgaaggaggaaaaggaaggctgACAGCTAACAAAAGTGATAAAGATTAATtgtctggggagaaaaaaacgTCCTGGGACAGGGCAGGTTAGTGCTGAAGCACATGGAGAAAAGGCAAAAGGAGTGTGACTTCCAATCTTACAGCAAGAGGGGCGGAGGTTATGTTGTGATGAAAAGAATAAGGGAAACTACTGTCCTCTGTCTTGGCAATGGGGACACAGAAGCCCCTGCAGCAGGCGAGGGTGCTGGGGACTCACCTCCAGGCACAGCCACAGCGGTCCCACAGGGCCCTTGGATGCTGTCTTGGACTTGAAGAACTGTGCCTGATACTGCACCGTGGCGAGGAaggcctccagccccacctccgtGATGCGGTTTCCTTGTGGAGGCAGATGAGGTGGCCTCTTAAcaccacccacctcctcctcgCTCCCACCCTCACGGGGCACCTCTGCAACCCCCTCACTCCGCACTGGCCCCCCAGCTCACTTGCCCTGATCTGGCCCTTCACCCCAGCTCTCCTCTATTTCTCTGATGCCTCCTTCGTCTGACTTCCCTCAGCCTTTTGATCATCTCATTCCCCTCATTACTCTCCAGATGCCTGACCCAGAGCCCAGCTGCCCCGCACCCCAAAGCCCCATTTGACATCATGGTGCCCAGACATGGGAGAGCCAGGTTCTGCTCCGTGGATCCCGGGCAGGGACACCCGCGTGACCACGTGGGGCCTGGCTGGCCTcggagggcgggggtgggggggggttggCAGACGTACTGAGAAGGTTGAGGTGGGAAAGGACCTTGTTTCCAGGCATGAAAACTTTCCCATCTCGGTGCTCCACGGGTTCCAGGAGAGGGTTGACCATCTCAGTAGCTTCTAAGGCAGAATACTAATTgcagcagaggagaggggagctggTCAACAAgccagtcattcatttattcaacatacaTGTTTTGAGGGCCGGCTACAGTCCAGGCTTtgtcccaggtgctggggatacaaaggTAAATAAGCCCATGCCCTCAAGGTGcagctgtgggggggggggtgtagccAGAGAGCAAGGTGGTAATGTGGCACGGGGTCAGAGCTGGCAGAGGGATGCTCGGTACTGGGGAGTGCGGGGGACGGACAGCTAGCCAGTCTCGGGAGCCAGGAgcagcctcctggaggaggtggcctatAAGCTGAAGTCTGAATAGTAGGTGGGTGGCTGTTATCAGACGAAGATGTGGGGAAAGGTGTCAGCGGTGCAAAGGCTTGAAATAGTGTGTCAGCATTCCAGTTTGCTATTTCCTAAACAGTGAGAGCAGGAGGGCAGTGGACTGGAGGGGATGATGCTAAAGGCAGGATGGGAAGAAAGTGGAACAATGCTGGTGAGAAGCAGCAGCCTGGCTCAAGcccagggcagggacagagaAAACTGGCCCTGAGTGGCCATCCCCACCCGCTTTCTCCAcctgacttttctcttttgtaagaTCTTGTCTTGGGTACCAGAGAAGACTCCTaaagggggggcgggggggggcgcgGTCCTAGGGTGGGGGAGTCCTGCTGACAGAATGCAGGCATACTCGGAGATAtcgcaggtttggttccagactgCCACAATAAAGCTGATCACATGAGTTTTTTTGTTTCCaggtgcatataaaagttatgtttacactataccgcagcctattaagtgtgcaaaagcattatgtctaaaaagagCAATGTATATaccttgattttaaaacattgcaaaaaaaaaaaaaagaaagaaaagctaaccACCGTCTGAGCCTTCAGGGAATCGcagcagtaacatcaaagatcactgatcacagatcaccgtaacaaacaataataatgaaaacctttaaaatattgaGAGCATGATCAAAATGTGAcccagagacatgaagtgagcaaatgctgaaggaaaaaaagggcaCGGAGAGACTTGCTTGATGCAAGGTTcccataaaccttcaatttgtgaaaaacgcAATATCCAAGAAGTGCAATACAACAAAGTCTGCCTATATACAGAGACAGACCCTCGGGCAGCCGACTCCACCAGCAGCTGGAGGGCTGGGAAGCCGGGGGCTATGGAGTCGGAAGTCCAGGAAGGTTTCCAAAGCAAGGAACAAGTTGGTCCAAGTTGAAAGAGGGCAAAGGACAGAGTCTCAAGTTGCGGGCTCCCAGGGTGGGGGCAGTACCATGACTGTGAAAACGCCCCACCTTCCTGGGGAGCTGTCAGAAGAGACAGGAGAATGTGCTTTATTCCCTGAGCAACTGTACAAGCAAGTGTGGATGCAGTGGTGATGAACCAATGGCCTTTTGGGGAGCAGACTCAGTTGTGGCAGAGGATCGAAAGTGTGGGCTCCTAATATGCAAGGAGAAGTAGTAGGGGAGAGGGCACTGAGCTCTGTTACCCCCAGCAAGCCCAggttgggatggggagggggcagaagtgAGGACACGTGCGAGTTGAAGTGGCTGCTGCCACAGTACAGGGCTGCCTGGACCCCAGGGACGTGCTCCCCACCCCACTTGTCCTGCAGCCTACCTCTGATTCCTGGAGGATGCTGCGCTTCTCTTTGCTCCCAGTCTTGGGTCCTTTTCCCTTGCTTACTTTCTGTTCAGGGATGGTTACCTCTGGAGTAGGAAGAGGAGCCAGAATACACAGTGCAGAGCTCGGCACCACCCAGTTTCCCTAGAGGGAACGGGCTGGAGCGAGGAAGGGGATTCCTCAAACTTTGGGTTTGGGTGCAACAGAAACAGAGCTGGAGGGGGTCCCTAGCTAGGTAGGCCTTGAGGGCAGGGCCACAGGGGTCCAGCCGAGGGAAACAAGGTGTGGAATGTGGCGGGTCGGGATGTGGAGCCGGCTGGGGCTTCCCGCAGCACTTCATCATCAGACTTGCTCACGGCAGGCCTCCTGCATCCTGCCTggggctccttcctcctcctccgcaCTGAGCGGGTGCCGCAGAGGGGTGCTAGCACTTACTCCCCTTGCCTGCCTTTGTGGAGTCTTCTTTCTTCGGGGTTCCTTGTATGGGGGACTGCCCAGACCctgtcttctcctctttcttcaccACTTCCTGTGGAGGATATAAGAGAGATGAGAGTCCTACCTCCCTGGAGGATGGGGAGCAGGTATAGGAAGGGGTCAGCATCAGGACCCTGGGCCGGAGATGGACCTTCGAAGGCCTTCATCCGCCATCCCACCTGTGCATGGGAAGCTTCCTCCCCTGTTCCTCCTGTGCCCGGGGTTCTGTTGTTGCCCACAGCACACCTACCCCCGACTTCTCCTTTTTCTTGCCCAGGCCCCTGGGGGTCTTCGTTGTCTGTGTCTTGTCTGTCTTGTCCATCAGTGCAAAACTGCTGACCCCCATCAGCTGATTCTTCTCACGTTCTGTTTTGGAGTCCCCATGTCGAGAGCTGGAGGGCTGCATTCACAAATGGGAGGGGATGGAGGACGAAGCCAGCACCCCTTCCTCAGTGAGGGTTGAGGGGAAGCCCCACATCTGGGCGGCAGTCATACTGGCAGCACTCCCactcccatctccctccctcaaTGCTGACGTAATTTGTTTGGGACACCTCTAGGGCAGGTGCTGTTGGAAAGAAATGGCAGAGGGacctgggggtaggggtgggggtgtggcaTTCAGACTCTTACATTGAGGGAGAAAAGAGCAGCTAACATTTTTTAACTAAGTGTCAAGCACTGTTCCTCATGCATTagatgaattaattcatttaatcctctcaacaatccGGTGAGATAGGTACAGTTATCCCCAATttacaaatcaggaaactgaggccccagaggTTAAGTCACATGCCCAAGGTTCCAAGTTGTTTTGTAGAAGAGCCGGGTTTCCAGTCCCTGCAGTCTAAATCTGGTCCTTTTCCCCAGCCAATACCCTCCACCGTCCGTGGAGCGGTTCTGCAGTTAGAGCCCAAACGTTAGATTTGTGTAGAGGtcagagagaaaaacagccaaggcagagggagagaggacggATGAGGACACGGCCAGCTTCCTGAAAAGCAGCCGGCCTGGGAAGTGGTGCGGGATGCTCCGGGCGCTCCTCACCGATCGCGATCGCTCCTGCGACCCTTTCTCCAGCAGGAGGCGCCGGCGCTGCACCACCTCGGCGTGCGTCAGCTCGAAGGGGCGCAGGACCTGGGGCCAGGCGACACCTTGTGATCAGACGCCCCGGGAACCGGGTCGCTCCCCGGACCCGCCCAGGCGGCACGCCCACCTCGGCCAGCTTCCGGGCGCCCTTGTCCTGGATGCGGTTGTGGGCCAGGGACAGCCAGCACAGGGAGCGGTTCAGCCGGAGGCCCTGCGGAGGCGGGGAGGGGCTCGTGAGCCGGCTGGACCGGGGCCGCCGCTGCTGGCCTGGGTCCCTACCCGCCGTGCACGCACGTCGGCGATGTAGCCCGCGCCCTCGTCCCCGATGTGGTTGAAGGCCAGGTTGAGCGACATCAGGGTGCGGTTGCAGCTATGCAGCGtggccagagcctggcccaggagCTGCGCCCCGTAGTCGTCGATGTTGTTGTTCCGCAGAGACAGGTGCGCGAtcctgggcagcaggagggagagcGCGGGCCGCTGGAAACACAGGGACCTGGGCGTTCGCCGGAACATCGGAAaacttgggggcagggggagggccaCTCGGTCTGAGGGTGAAGAGGCAGGAATTGAGGGTCCTTGGGGAGGTGCTAGAGGGGCAAAGAAGGGTGGGAACTAAGGACAGTCCCACAGAAAGGGTGTGAGGGAGAGTCTCACGTGCTGTCCACTGCCATAAGCTTGTGATAGGACTGCTCCGGCAACGGGTTCGCCTCCAGAGACACGTTCCTAGGGGTGGAGGAGGTCTGAGACCCAGGAGGCACCCCTGAGGTCAGATGAGGGAAGGGGACAAAGATGAAGGGTGGGGCTCTGGGGAGCAGCTTGGAAAGAGAAGCAAAGGATACTCCTCTCCCATATAGGAAATTACATGTAAAAGTTCTCCAGGCTACAAATCCGGAAGTGTGCCATGTGAAGGGGCCACTCCCCAGAATTAGTGACCTGTGGTAAGCAGGCCTCTAAGATGACCCTCGTGATCCCTACTTCCTGGTATCCACGGCCCTGTGTAATCCTCTCTCCTTGAGTGTGGCTGGGCTAGCGGCTCACTTCTAGTGAATGGCATCCGACAAAAATGATGGGAAGTCACTTCCAAGTTCAGGTTATGAAAAGGCTGTGGCTTCCCACTTGGGTGCTCTCTGGCACCAGCTGCCTATGGAGAGGCTCTCGAGTGGAGATAGTGCAGCCAATCAACAGTTACataagtgagcttggaagcagatgctccagccccagtcaaaatgatggcagccccagccaacagcctTACTGCAACCTCACCTGCCCCCAGCCAGAGGTGCTCCCCTAACCTAGACCCGGATTTATCTCACAGTAACTGTGAGATAATGTTTGTTGTCTTAGCCACTATATTTTGatgtaatttgttacacagcagtaagTACCTAATACATGGCTCTTCCACAAGGCAGTGGCTTTTCCAACACTACTGAGCAAATGGAGGTCTTTTTCCAAGTCACAACAAAAACTGAATAGCTAgaatttctctatttaaaaaatttctcccatgATTTATTGTATTTGCCCAACCTTTCAGGCTGGCTCATCTTGCATCTAAACTTGATTgcattcattttaaattgttttcattatgTTGATCTGacctatttttacatattaagaTGGATTCTAGTAGTTCTTTTCTGCTGgctaaattgttttcatttcctgtgaTGGAATAAAATATGTGTTTCATGGTGTTCTATACGAAGAGCACCAAGGACCTCCAGCTGAAGAAGGCAAAGTCCCTCAAGAAGCATCCCACAGGTCGAAGACTGCAGGCCAGTGAGGGTGCGTTCTGTGAAGCAGGAGAGGGCAAGGGTGCTGGGGGAACCTCAGCAAGGGCCACAGCAGTCCCCACACTGCCCTGACTTTATTCCTaaatcctccctccctcactggaCTGCCAGTCCTATAGGATAAGAACCAGTCCCTAGTACACCGTCAGGCCCCAGGCAGTGAGGAATCTCCAGGGAGAGAGTGGGTGTCTGTGGGACTGATGAAGAGGAGAGGGGATAAGGCCCCAAAGGTGGGCTCTTTAGGCACCTGTATAGGCAGGAAAGGGGAACCCACTGCTTGTCAGATGGGAGCTTCAAAACTCAACAGACACTAGCATAGCAGCACCTTCTCCCTACAGAGATGCCCACCCAGGCCACCACATCCTACTGCCTCCCCAGAGTGCTCCCCTCTGAccacccagccagccaggccACCCAGGTGGCCTCCACCCTTGCCTGTTCCCCTCCACTGACCTGAGCGTGGAtgagcagagaggcaggagggcgATGAACATGGTCAGGGTCTTATCAGTCAGCCCCACCTTCCACAGGCTGGAGTTGGTGAGAAGCACAGAAGTGCAGCTGGAGCATCACCTCCTTTCCACGTAGTCCTCTCCAGCCTGCTCTCACACCCCGGCCCCACCCTtcctcatccctgcctccccaATCCCCAGGCTCTTCCACACCCCTTGAGTTCTTTCTCCCAGGTCACCAAGAGCCCTTCCCCCACCGCCAAGCCCCCCTCACTTAATGGCCTGCAGCTGGCTGAGAGAGGGCAGACACTTAGAGAAGATACCCAGGATCTGCTCCTCAAGCTTCCAGCCTGttgggaggaaaagggggaagacGCCTCAGGCcaaggagaggggtggggtggggtggggtaaggGACTGCAGATGAGAGGAACAGTCGGGGCGGGGGTGCCTCACCGCGGATGTAGATTTCTGTCAAGGAGTTGTCTTCGTGATCCAGCTCCACCTGGATGGTGGGCCGGAAGAACACATATTTGCTCTCTAAGCTGTTGAGGCTGCAGGATCTCGACAGCAGCTGATCCTCTAGAAGGCAGGAGTGCGAGGAGACGGGATAAgaaaggagggggcagggccaCCGCCCCAGGTCCCACGCCCGGCCGGCCCACGGGTGCCCAAGAGGCCGGGATGGCTCCCACGGAGTGACAGGATGGGAGGGCTCTGCCAGTCCCGCGTCTGCGAGGATTTGGAAAGGGAGACGGGAGACTCCTCCATTTCCCCACCCGCCCCCTTGAATCCACCTccgcactcacacacacactgccctgcTCCCCCGCCATTCAGCCCGCCGTGAGGTGGGAGGCGGAGGATGAAAGCAGTGGTCCCCCGGGGACTCCACTGTCACTCACCTACGGTGGTCTTTGACGACACGGAGGAGGAGTCGGAGGGCGAGTGCGGGTAGGGCCGGATGACCACTTTGGGGAACTTCGTGTAGCCCGACCGCGTGCAGAGTTCGGTGAAGTCTGTCTCCAGGACGCCGGTGCACTGGTACTCCTCTGCGGGGGCGGAGAGGAGAGCGAGCGCGAGAAGCGCCGCGCAGAGGCCGCGGGCTGTAGCCGAAGGCCgccaccagagggcagcagagaccACAGGGCGCCCCAACGGGCCCGGCGCCCCGCCCACCATGGAATCCGCGACCCGCGGCCGGACCCCGGGCTTCGGGCCTCAAGGCAGGCAAGGGCTCCGCCTCCGAGGCAGGCATCCTTACAGACATTTTTAACGTGTAAGATGCGTTGTAGAGACCTATACTGAAAATACTTGAAAGGAAACAGTGGGAAACCAAGACCTGAGAGAAAGGGGACTAAAGGGCATAGAATGTAGACCGTGAGGGCGCCTCTTCTATGTGCCGCTTCCACTCTCGCTCTCCGCTCCCTTGGGGGGCCTCCGCCTCCATAGGGTgtccccagccccgcctcctctcCTGTTCCTTCCTTGCTGGGACTGTGCAGGGTCACACGAAGAAAGAAATCCCAGGCCTGGTACAAGCAAAGGAAGGAACCCAGGAGGACGTCTCCCCCCATatcccaaccccaaccccacccccataCACGGAGGCCCAACAGAGCGACAGGCTTTCATTTCTTTAGCAAACACTTATATAGCACTTACCCTGTGCCACGCTGTTCcaaatgttttggaaatattaactcattcaagACTTTTATTAATTCCGACAGATGCCCACCACTTCCTATCCTGAGGTGTCTGAGTTCCTAGACAcccctgctctctcctgctcCTGGTTCCTGGAGAGGCCAAGGGGTGTCCCTGGTAAAGGGGAGAGCCTGGAGGCAAGTCTGCTCATGGTGCCAGGCTGCTCGTCCAGCGCTGGGCAACATCACCCAGGCCACAGGCAACAGGTGCTGCAGAGGCTGTGCCCGgggcggaggggtggggggggaggcgGGTACCGAGAGGACCTGTGCTTAGCACATGTGGGGGCAAGATGCAGAGAGGTTTGAGGATTCTGGTGGCAAAGGGGTGAGAGACACGTTTCTTCTGCACCCAGCCATCAGGGGGAACACAGACATCCAGGAGACATTAGCTGAATGGACAAGGCAGATGAGAGGAGGCACGGGGAGGCTAGGGCTAGGGCTAGCCCCTTGTACAGCTGACTCCTGCACACTGCTTCCCGGGCTCTGGTTAATCCTTTCTTACTTCCTTCACTCACACCATTTCCCCCTGAACAGAGATTCTCAAAATTTAACATTCGTCTGTGAGAATCACGTGGAGAGCCAGTTAAAACAGTTTCCTGGGCTCTGTCCCTCCTAAATTCTGATTCCACAGGCTGGGTGGAGTTCATGAATCTGCAATTCTAACAAGCTCATAGATGATGCCAAA includes these proteins:
- the LRRC71 gene encoding leucine-rich repeat-containing protein 71 — encoded protein: MSAEARAPTSASPRTPRPGIQKSSGAVTKKGDRGTKEKPATALPPVCEEEPKNPEEYQCTGVLETDFTELCTRSGYTKFPKVVIRPYPHSPSDSSSVSSKTTVEDQLLSRSCSLNSLESKYVFFRPTIQVELDHEDNSLTEIYIRGWKLEEQILGIFSKCLPSLSQLQAINLWKVGLTDKTLTMFIALLPLCSSTLRNVSLEANPLPEQSYHKLMAVDSTIAHLSLRNNNIDDYGAQLLGQALATLHSCNRTLMSLNLAFNHIGDEGAGYIADGLRLNRSLCWLSLAHNRIQDKGARKLAEVLRPFELTHAEVVQRRRLLLEKGSQERSRSPSSSRHGDSKTEREKNQLMGVSSFALMDKTDKTQTTKTPRGLGKKKEKSGEVVKKEEKTGSGQSPIQGTPKKEDSTKAGKGKVTIPEQKVSKGKGPKTGSKEKRSILQESEYSALEATEMVNPLLEPVEHRDGKVFMPGNKVLSHLNLLRNRITEVGLEAFLATVQYQAQFFKSKTASKGPVGPLWLCLEKNCFSPQCPAYLMIQKLTLTSDPNSKAKHREEAATTAST